Proteins from a single region of Parachlamydia acanthamoebae:
- a CDS encoding DUF167 domain-containing protein, with the protein MTLSQTTLAIKVIPNASRNAILGWENDELKMYIASVPEKGKANEAVIKFLAKFLGLRKQQIQIIRGETNRHKILQIEGIDKTKLIDYINKNMG; encoded by the coding sequence ATGACTCTTTCACAAACCACGCTAGCGATTAAAGTGATTCCAAATGCCTCAAGAAATGCCATTTTAGGGTGGGAAAATGATGAACTTAAAATGTATATTGCCTCTGTTCCAGAAAAAGGAAAGGCAAACGAGGCGGTTATTAAATTTTTAGCGAAATTTTTAGGTCTCAGAAAACAGCAGATTCAGATTATCCGTGGTGAAACAAACCGGCATAAAATCCTTCAAATAGAAGGGATAGATAAAACAAAATTAATAGACTATATTAATAAAAATATGGGATAG